In one window of Dokdonia sp. PRO95 DNA:
- a CDS encoding competence/damage-inducible protein A, protein MNAEIITIGDEILIGQIVDTNSAFISSALNKIGVSIYQITSIQDDESHILEAFAAAQSRADLVIVTGGLGPTKDDITKHTICKYFNDELVLNQGVLDHVAHLFKEYIKKPMLDANKTQAMVPSKAEVLVNEFGTAPGMWIENDNTIFVSMPGVPYEMKGLMENEVLPRLQKQFKLPYILHKTFLTYGMGESAIAERIELFENELPDEIKLAYLPSLGRVRLRLSTSGLYKEVVEAAMQEQADKLLPYIDDIFVGYESDGEFEQVVAGLFVEKGKTLAIAESCTGGQMVERFTAHSGASGYLKGSLVTYATQSKVDILGVDPEVIKKHSVVSAQVAEQMAVNARKLYKSDIGISTTGNAGPLKGDSDAEVGTVYIGIATEKGVTAHHFMMGNHRERVIGKAVNKALELLKEELLSK, encoded by the coding sequence ATGAACGCAGAAATTATAACCATAGGCGATGAGATTCTCATAGGCCAGATTGTAGATACAAATAGTGCTTTTATATCCTCAGCTCTTAATAAAATAGGAGTTTCTATCTATCAGATTACTTCTATCCAAGATGATGAGAGTCATATACTAGAGGCATTTGCCGCAGCCCAATCTAGAGCAGATCTTGTAATTGTTACAGGCGGCCTAGGTCCTACTAAGGATGATATTACAAAGCATACAATTTGTAAGTACTTTAATGATGAGTTAGTGCTTAATCAAGGAGTGCTAGATCATGTAGCGCATCTTTTTAAAGAATATATTAAAAAGCCAATGCTTGATGCAAATAAAACACAAGCTATGGTGCCTAGTAAGGCTGAGGTGTTAGTAAATGAATTTGGTACTGCTCCGGGAATGTGGATTGAGAATGATAATACAATATTTGTCTCTATGCCTGGTGTTCCTTATGAAATGAAGGGGCTTATGGAAAATGAAGTGCTACCACGTTTACAAAAGCAGTTTAAACTCCCTTACATACTTCATAAAACGTTTTTAACTTACGGAATGGGTGAAAGTGCCATCGCCGAAAGGATAGAGCTTTTTGAGAATGAACTGCCAGATGAAATTAAACTAGCTTACCTTCCTTCATTAGGTAGAGTACGTTTACGCCTATCAACCTCGGGTTTATATAAGGAAGTGGTTGAGGCCGCTATGCAAGAACAAGCAGATAAGTTGTTACCGTATATAGACGATATTTTTGTGGGATATGAAAGTGATGGTGAATTTGAGCAGGTTGTAGCGGGATTATTTGTCGAAAAAGGTAAAACACTCGCAATAGCAGAGAGTTGTACAGGAGGGCAGATGGTAGAGCGATTTACAGCACACAGTGGTGCTTCAGGATACCTAAAAGGAAGTCTGGTGACATATGCTACACAGTCTAAAGTTGATATTTTGGGTGTAGATCCAGAAGTTATCAAAAAACATTCTGTTGTAAGCGCACAGGTAGCAGAGCAAATGGCCGTAAATGCCAGAAAACTTTACAAGTCTGATATAGGTATTTCTACCACGGGTAATGCAGGGCCATTAAAAGGCGACAGTGATGCAGAGGTAGGGACAGTTTATATAGGTATAGCTACAGAGAAGGGCGTGACAGCGCATCATTTTATGATGGGTAATCACAGAGAACGAGTAATAGGCAAGGCTGTAAATAAAGCCTTAGAGTTACTTAAGGAAGAGTTACTTTCTAAGTAA
- a CDS encoding DUF1015 domain-containing protein, translating into MAKILPFRAVRPTRDKVGLVATRAYQFYDQVGRDHRMAQNPFSFLHIINPGYKFQKEITGKQRFELVRNRYQEFKDDGVFVKEEQPAFYVYRIVDREKNTFCGIVASASVEDYEKDIIKKHEDTLEDRETLFTEYLDTVGFNAEAVLLTYKNSDEIESILNNAMSDRAEYEFTTTYRDTHYLWPVTDTATIEKLQHAFASMDSLYIADGHHRSSSSALLSKKHIKDQESYHSFMSFLIPESELLIYEFNRLIKDLNGLSKEAFLIALDSKFRIENRGTTPYKPSKKHHFNMYLDGEYYSLYLRHSLRTFDTPLDRLDTHILYETVLKPILGIIDLRNDDRIVYVDGRRDISSLTDRIDSKEYAVSFGMLPVTINELKEIADAGLKMPPKSTYIEPKLRSGVTIYEF; encoded by the coding sequence ATGGCAAAAATTCTCCCATTCCGTGCGGTAAGACCTACTAGAGACAAAGTAGGGCTGGTTGCTACACGCGCCTACCAATTTTATGATCAAGTAGGACGCGACCACAGAATGGCACAAAATCCGTTCTCATTCTTACACATTATCAACCCAGGTTATAAATTTCAAAAAGAAATCACTGGGAAACAACGTTTTGAACTAGTGCGCAATCGCTATCAAGAATTTAAAGATGATGGTGTCTTTGTTAAGGAAGAGCAACCTGCATTTTATGTATATAGAATTGTAGATAGAGAAAAGAATACCTTTTGTGGTATTGTAGCTAGCGCTTCTGTAGAAGACTATGAGAAGGATATTATAAAAAAACACGAAGACACGCTAGAAGACCGCGAGACTCTTTTTACAGAATACCTAGACACTGTAGGCTTTAATGCAGAAGCTGTATTGCTCACTTATAAAAACTCTGATGAGATTGAGAGCATTCTTAACAATGCAATGAGTGATCGCGCCGAGTATGAATTTACAACCACTTATCGCGACACACATTACTTATGGCCAGTAACAGACACGGCGACTATAGAAAAGCTGCAACATGCTTTTGCTAGCATGGATAGTCTCTACATTGCAGATGGCCATCATAGATCTTCTTCCTCTGCCTTACTTTCTAAAAAACACATTAAAGATCAAGAAAGCTATCATTCATTCATGAGTTTCCTCATACCGGAATCGGAGTTACTCATTTATGAATTCAATAGACTTATAAAGGATCTTAACGGCCTGAGTAAAGAAGCTTTTTTAATAGCACTAGACAGCAAGTTTAGAATTGAGAATCGCGGCACCACTCCTTATAAACCATCAAAGAAACATCACTTTAACATGTATCTAGATGGTGAGTATTACAGCCTCTACTTAAGACATAGCTTGCGCACTTTTGACACTCCGCTAGATAGACTAGACACTCACATATTATATGAAACGGTACTTAAACCTATTTTAGGAATTATAGACTTGAGAAATGATGACCGCATAGTATATGTAGATGGAAGGCGTGATATCTCTAGCTTAACAGATCGTATAGATAGTAAAGAATATGCAGTGAGCTTTGGTATGCTCCCAGTAACTATCAATGAGCTAAAAGAAATAGCAGACGCTGGATTAAAAATGCCACCAAAAAGTACGTATATTGAACCTAAACTACGCAGCGGCGTAACCATTTACGAATTTTAA
- a CDS encoding YggS family pyridoxal phosphate-dependent enzyme: MSIAENILRFRENIPSHVTLVAVSKTKPVSDLMEAYETGQRIFGENKIQEMTDKWEEMPKDIQWHMIGHVQTNKVKFMAPYVSLIHAVDRLKLIKEVNKQAAANNRVIDILIQIKIAREDSKFGMAVQDAVKLFEENTLDNYPHVNVVGLMGMATFTDNQDQIAAEFELLEGLFLRFRESANLTILSSGMSGDYKLAIDKGSTMIRVGSSIFGAR, from the coding sequence ATGAGTATAGCAGAAAATATCTTACGCTTTCGCGAAAACATTCCTTCACATGTTACTCTTGTAGCTGTTTCAAAAACAAAACCTGTTTCAGACCTTATGGAGGCGTATGAAACTGGCCAACGCATTTTTGGAGAGAATAAGATTCAAGAAATGACAGACAAGTGGGAAGAAATGCCCAAAGATATACAGTGGCACATGATAGGTCACGTTCAAACCAATAAAGTAAAATTTATGGCTCCATACGTGAGCCTTATACATGCTGTAGATCGTTTAAAACTTATAAAAGAAGTAAACAAACAAGCAGCAGCAAATAACCGAGTAATTGATATTCTTATTCAGATTAAGATTGCTCGTGAAGATTCAAAATTTGGTATGGCAGTACAGGATGCGGTCAAGCTTTTTGAAGAAAACACATTAGATAATTATCCGCATGTAAATGTTGTTGGACTGATGGGAATGGCAACTTTTACAGATAACCAAGATCAAATTGCAGCAGAGTTTGAGTTGCTAGAAGGATTATTTTTACGCTTTCGCGAAAGCGCAAATCTCACCATACTATCCTCAGGAATGAGTGGTGATTATAAACTCGCAATTGACAAAGGGAGCACTATGATTAGAGTAGGAAGCAGTATTTTTGGTGCTAGATAA
- a CDS encoding dihydrolipoamide acetyltransferase family protein, which translates to MARFELKLPKMGESVAEATLTTWLKEVGDTIEADEPVLEIATDKVDSEVPSEVDGVLIEKLFEVDDVVEVGQTIAIIETEGEGSGDATPAPAQKETKKEEVAVAAVAQTVTAAKDAVAAPVSSGDRFYSPLVRNMAKEEGIDQAELDAIAGTGKDGRVTKDDMLTYLSTRGTAPAKPAAQKQAPAAKAAPAVKATPVSVNGEDEIIEMTRMGKLISHHMVASVQTSAHVQSFIEADVTNIWNWRKKHKDSFKAKEGQNLTFTPIFMEAVAKAIRDFPMINIAVDGDKIIKRKNINLGMAAALPDGNLIVPVIKNADQLNLVGMAKSVNDLAGRARDGKLKPDDTAGGTYTVTNVGTFGSIMGTPIINQPQVAILALGAIRKVPAVIETPDGDFIGIRMKMYLSHSYDHRVVNGALGGQFVKRVAEYLEGFDVNREV; encoded by the coding sequence ATGGCAAGATTTGAATTAAAGCTACCAAAAATGGGAGAAAGTGTTGCAGAAGCAACGCTTACAACTTGGTTAAAAGAAGTAGGAGATACTATAGAGGCAGATGAGCCTGTATTAGAGATCGCTACAGATAAGGTAGATAGTGAAGTTCCTAGTGAAGTAGACGGTGTTTTAATAGAAAAACTGTTTGAAGTAGATGATGTTGTTGAGGTAGGGCAGACTATTGCTATTATAGAAACCGAAGGAGAAGGAAGCGGTGACGCTACACCAGCGCCTGCTCAAAAAGAAACTAAAAAAGAAGAGGTTGCAGTTGCTGCAGTCGCTCAAACTGTAACTGCAGCAAAAGACGCAGTAGCTGCACCTGTAAGTTCTGGAGACCGTTTTTACTCACCACTGGTGCGTAACATGGCAAAGGAAGAAGGTATTGATCAAGCAGAGCTAGATGCCATTGCAGGGACAGGTAAAGATGGTAGAGTGACTAAGGATGATATGTTGACATATCTTTCTACTCGTGGTACAGCTCCGGCTAAGCCAGCTGCACAAAAACAAGCACCTGCTGCTAAGGCAGCTCCAGCAGTAAAAGCTACACCAGTAAGTGTGAATGGTGAAGATGAGATTATAGAGATGACACGTATGGGTAAACTCATATCGCATCACATGGTCGCATCTGTACAAACAAGTGCACACGTTCAATCTTTTATTGAAGCAGATGTAACAAACATCTGGAACTGGAGAAAGAAGCACAAGGATAGCTTTAAAGCAAAAGAAGGTCAGAATTTAACCTTTACTCCTATATTTATGGAGGCTGTAGCAAAAGCTATACGTGATTTCCCTATGATTAACATTGCTGTAGATGGTGATAAAATCATAAAGCGTAAAAATATAAACCTAGGTATGGCAGCCGCTTTACCAGATGGTAATCTCATAGTACCTGTAATAAAAAATGCAGACCAACTTAACCTCGTAGGGATGGCAAAGTCTGTTAATGATCTTGCGGGGCGTGCTAGAGATGGAAAATTAAAACCAGATGATACTGCTGGAGGAACTTATACGGTAACAAACGTAGGAACCTTTGGGTCTATCATGGGAACTCCTATTATCAATCAGCCGCAAGTTGCAATTCTTGCGCTAGGAGCAATACGTAAAGTACCTGCGGTAATAGAAACTCCAGATGGAGATTTTATCGGGATACGTATGAAAATGTACCTTTCACACTCTTATGACCACCGTGTGGTAAATGGGGCGCTAGGCGGGCAGTTTGTAAAACGTGTTGCTGAGTATCTAGAAGGATTTGATGTAAATCGCGAAGTATAA
- a CDS encoding protein-L-isoaspartate(D-aspartate) O-methyltransferase, whose amino-acid sequence MKDTTRHQGKRRQLVQILRDKGITNDLVLKAIGKIPRHFFMDSSFEHHAYQDKAFPIAADQTISQPYTVAFQSELMEIKKGDQVLEIGTGSGYQTAVLCELGAKVYSIERQQELYKKTKLFLTKLGYRPRFLSFGDGYKGLPSYAPFDSIIVTAGAPFVPKPLLAQLKIGGRLIIPVGDDPQIMQRYVRTSATSFEKKEYGEFRFVPLLEDKN is encoded by the coding sequence ATGAAAGATACTACTCGCCACCAAGGAAAACGCCGCCAACTTGTTCAAATATTGAGAGATAAGGGAATCACCAATGATCTTGTTCTTAAAGCGATTGGGAAGATTCCGCGTCATTTTTTTATGGATAGTAGTTTTGAGCATCACGCATATCAAGACAAAGCGTTTCCTATCGCAGCAGATCAAACCATCTCACAACCATATACAGTCGCTTTTCAAAGTGAGTTAATGGAAATTAAAAAGGGAGACCAAGTTCTTGAGATAGGGACTGGAAGTGGTTACCAAACTGCTGTGCTTTGTGAACTAGGAGCCAAAGTATATTCCATAGAACGCCAGCAAGAGTTGTATAAGAAAACAAAGTTGTTTCTGACTAAGCTAGGATATAGGCCTCGTTTTTTAAGTTTTGGTGATGGGTACAAAGGATTACCGTCTTATGCACCTTTTGATAGTATTATAGTGACGGCTGGAGCTCCGTTTGTTCCAAAACCGCTACTCGCTCAACTCAAGATAGGGGGTAGACTTATTATACCTGTAGGTGATGATCCTCAAATTATGCAACGCTACGTACGAACTTCTGCCACTTCTTTTGAGAAAAAGGAATACGGAGAATTTAGATTTGTACCGCTACTGGAGGATAAGAATTAG
- a CDS encoding 3'-5' exonuclease: protein MQLKITRPICFFDLETTGINVAKDRIVEISILKVFPDGREEEFTERINPTVPIPAATTAVHGISDADVADKPTFAARAKDVYDIIKDSDLAGFNSNRFDIPLLVEELLRSGIDFDMKNRNAIDVQNIFHKMEQRTLVAAYKFYCGKDLTNAHSASADTWATYEVLKSQLDRYDELENDMKFLGDFSTRKKQADFAGFIGYDKDGIEIFTFGKHKGKKVEEVLDNEPGYFGWIQNADFPLYTKKVLTAIKLRKLNTKG, encoded by the coding sequence ATGCAATTAAAAATTACAAGACCGATTTGCTTTTTTGACCTTGAGACTACTGGAATTAATGTAGCCAAAGACAGAATTGTTGAGATATCTATACTTAAAGTTTTTCCAGATGGGAGGGAAGAGGAGTTTACAGAACGTATAAATCCTACTGTGCCTATTCCTGCGGCAACAACTGCGGTGCATGGAATAAGTGATGCAGATGTGGCAGATAAGCCTACGTTTGCGGCTCGTGCAAAGGATGTTTATGATATTATAAAAGATTCAGATCTCGCGGGATTTAATTCAAATAGATTTGACATCCCATTACTAGTAGAAGAGTTACTGCGATCAGGTATTGATTTTGATATGAAAAATCGCAATGCCATTGATGTGCAGAATATTTTTCACAAGATGGAGCAACGCACACTTGTGGCGGCTTATAAGTTTTATTGTGGTAAGGACCTTACTAATGCGCACAGCGCCTCTGCAGATACTTGGGCTACCTATGAAGTGTTAAAATCGCAGCTGGATAGATATGATGAGCTGGAGAATGATATGAAATTCTTAGGCGATTTTAGTACGCGTAAAAAGCAAGCAGATTTTGCTGGATTTATAGGGTATGATAAGGATGGTATAGAGATCTTTACCTTTGGAAAACACAAAGGAAAAAAAGTAGAAGAGGTGCTAGATAATGAACCTGGATATTTTGGCTGGATTCAAAATGCAGATTTTCCCCTTTACACTAAGAAAGTGCTGACGGCAATAAAACTGCGCAAACTTAATACTAAAGGATAG
- a CDS encoding glycosyltransferase family 2 protein — translation MELSIIIVSYNVMHYLELCLDSVQEAVALIDAEIIVVDNASVDGSVQMVKEKFPEVKIIANDNNVGFSSANNQGVDIAQGTHICILNPDTVVPSSVFTCLLEIASDQYKGAQGVRLVNGRGVYLPESKRNVPTLKVALSKMMGYGSSYYATHIASDARGEVSILVGAFMFMSCKLYKEVGGFDERYFMFGEDIDLSYTITKAGYGNYYVGDEAILHFKGESTVRDEHYRKCFYGAMQLFYKKHFGDNVFKGVLVNVGVSLAKFKAGFYKKYLQSHLVDSESIVKEYVLLTDNTFLSDAFAKAVTKPVTVISDMCVPKEGQELVFDAAYVAYSDIIKEIITYRGSGATYKIIPKNGTFAIGSNSSLGKGDVIEFNRD, via the coding sequence TTGGAACTATCCATAATCATTGTAAGTTATAATGTCATGCACTATCTAGAGTTATGCCTAGACAGTGTACAGGAAGCTGTAGCTTTAATTGATGCAGAGATTATAGTGGTTGATAATGCCTCTGTAGATGGAAGTGTGCAAATGGTCAAGGAGAAGTTTCCTGAGGTAAAGATTATTGCCAATGACAATAATGTTGGCTTTTCATCTGCAAATAATCAAGGGGTTGACATAGCGCAAGGAACTCATATATGTATTCTTAACCCTGATACGGTGGTGCCTTCAAGTGTGTTTACATGTTTGTTAGAAATAGCTTCAGATCAATATAAAGGAGCACAAGGAGTGCGTCTTGTAAATGGAAGAGGAGTTTATCTACCAGAAAGTAAACGCAATGTTCCTACTCTCAAAGTTGCATTAAGTAAGATGATGGGTTACGGATCTTCTTATTATGCCACTCATATAGCTAGTGATGCTAGGGGTGAGGTTTCTATTCTAGTGGGGGCATTTATGTTTATGTCTTGCAAACTCTACAAAGAAGTAGGGGGCTTTGATGAACGCTATTTTATGTTCGGTGAAGATATAGACTTGTCTTACACCATAACAAAGGCTGGTTATGGCAATTACTACGTAGGCGATGAGGCGATACTACATTTTAAAGGAGAGAGCACAGTAAGGGATGAGCATTATAGAAAGTGTTTTTATGGAGCGATGCAATTGTTTTATAAAAAGCACTTTGGCGATAATGTGTTCAAAGGTGTTCTTGTAAATGTTGGTGTGAGCTTAGCAAAGTTTAAGGCTGGGTTTTATAAAAAGTATTTACAGTCTCACCTGGTTGATAGCGAGAGTATCGTAAAAGAATATGTGCTGCTTACAGATAATACATTTTTGAGTGACGCTTTCGCGAAAGCGGTAACAAAACCTGTAACAGTTATCAGTGATATGTGTGTTCCTAAGGAAGGGCAAGAGCTTGTTTTTGATGCGGCATATGTGGCGTATAGTGACATAATTAAGGAAATTATAACATATCGAGGTAGTGGTGCTACCTATAAAATCATTCCTAAAAATGGTACTTTTGCAATAGGCAGTAATAGTAGTCTAGGGAAGGGCGATGTGATTGAGTTTAATAGAGATTAA
- a CDS encoding Gfo/Idh/MocA family oxidoreductase, with the protein MLKAGVLGAGHLGKIHLKLLKLSEHYDLVGFYDTSKEVRDAISQEFGYTAFETEEDLINACDMVDVVTPTTFHYASAEKVIKAGKHLFIEKPITTTVDEAEKLLTLAKEHNVLGQVGHVERFNPAFMSVSHSIKSPMFIEAHRLAEFNPRGTDVPVVLDLMIHDIDAILSVVNSPVKSVNASGVSVISETPDIANARIEFENGCVANLTASRISMKNMRKARFFQKDAYISVDFLEKKVEVVKMKDAPESPDDFAMILQNAEGIKKQIYFDNPDVPSNNAILDELDAFAKAIKGNTTPIVSLKAGTEALRVAKMIIADF; encoded by the coding sequence ATGCTTAAAGCTGGCGTACTAGGTGCTGGACACTTAGGAAAAATACACTTAAAACTTCTTAAACTTTCTGAACACTACGATCTTGTAGGGTTTTATGACACCTCAAAAGAGGTTAGAGATGCCATCTCTCAAGAATTTGGCTACACTGCTTTTGAGACCGAAGAAGATTTAATCAACGCCTGTGATATGGTAGATGTAGTGACCCCTACTACCTTCCACTATGCAAGTGCCGAAAAAGTAATCAAAGCTGGCAAGCATCTCTTTATTGAGAAACCAATAACAACTACCGTTGATGAGGCAGAAAAACTACTCACACTTGCAAAAGAACACAACGTTCTAGGGCAAGTAGGTCATGTAGAGCGCTTCAATCCGGCATTTATGTCTGTGAGTCACTCCATAAAAAGCCCAATGTTTATCGAGGCACATAGACTTGCAGAATTTAATCCTAGAGGAACCGATGTACCTGTGGTATTAGACTTAATGATACATGACATTGATGCAATACTAAGTGTTGTAAATAGCCCTGTTAAAAGTGTAAACGCAAGTGGTGTATCTGTTATATCAGAAACTCCAGATATTGCAAATGCCCGTATTGAGTTTGAAAACGGATGCGTCGCAAACCTTACCGCGAGTCGTATCTCTATGAAAAACATGCGCAAAGCACGTTTCTTTCAGAAGGACGCATACATTTCGGTAGATTTTCTTGAGAAAAAAGTAGAGGTTGTAAAGATGAAAGATGCTCCAGAATCTCCAGATGATTTTGCAATGATTCTTCAGAATGCAGAAGGAATCAAGAAGCAAATTTATTTTGACAACCCAGATGTACCTAGTAATAACGCGATACTTGATGAGCTAGACGCTTTCGCGAAAGCAATAAAAGGAAACACTACCCCAATCGTATCATTGAAGGCTGGAACCGAAGCTTTACGAGTAGCAAAAATGATTATTGCAGATTTTTAA
- a CDS encoding fumarylacetoacetate hydrolase family protein: MKLICIGRNYAKHIAELENERPEHPVVFLKPDSSILLSKHPFVIPPFSSDVHHEVEILVKIKKIGKYIDKKYASSYYDEIGLGIDFTARDLQAQLKEKGLPWEKAKGFDGAAVISPKWLPVSDFNSVDDISFRLENNGHVVQEGATSEMLWKIDELISYVSQYFTLKIGDVIFTGTPAGVARVQENDKLKGYIGETEMFSINVK, translated from the coding sequence ATGAAACTTATATGTATAGGTCGTAATTATGCAAAGCATATAGCAGAGCTTGAGAATGAACGCCCAGAACATCCTGTGGTTTTTTTAAAACCAGATTCTTCTATATTATTAAGTAAACATCCTTTTGTGATACCACCATTTTCTAGTGATGTGCATCATGAGGTGGAAATTCTTGTAAAAATCAAGAAGATAGGGAAGTATATAGATAAGAAATATGCTAGTAGCTATTATGATGAGATAGGGTTAGGTATTGACTTTACGGCTCGTGATTTGCAAGCACAGCTCAAAGAAAAAGGATTGCCATGGGAAAAGGCAAAAGGTTTTGACGGTGCTGCTGTGATAAGTCCTAAGTGGTTGCCTGTGTCAGACTTTAACTCTGTAGATGATATTTCGTTTCGTTTAGAGAATAACGGTCATGTAGTTCAAGAAGGTGCTACTAGTGAAATGCTATGGAAAATAGATGAATTAATAAGTTATGTGTCTCAGTATTTTACACTTAAGATAGGAGATGTTATATTTACGGGTACTCCGGCTGGAGTTGCGCGAGTACAAGAAAACGATAAATTAAAAGGGTATATAGGAGAAACAGAGATGTTCTCTATAAACGTAAAATAA
- a CDS encoding 3-hydroxybutyryl-CoA dehydrogenase: MKNIAVIGAGTMGNGIAHTFAQSGYQVQLVDISQDSLDRGISTISKNLDRMVAKERITAIEKQQTLDNITTYTNLAEGVKNAELVVEAATENVDLKLKIFESLDEATSDSCILATNTSSISITQIAAVTERPDQVIGMHFMNPVPIMKLVEIIRGYNTSDLTTKTIMELSEKLGKVPVEVNDYPGFVANRILMPMINEAIETLYNGVAGVYEIDTVMKLGMAHPMGPLQLADFIGLDVCLSILEVMHDGFKNPKYAPCPLLVNMVRAGKLGVKSGEGFYDYKESRKAEKVAAMFAS, encoded by the coding sequence ATGAAAAACATAGCAGTTATAGGAGCAGGAACAATGGGTAACGGTATTGCACACACTTTTGCTCAAAGTGGTTACCAAGTTCAACTAGTAGATATCTCTCAAGATTCTCTAGACCGTGGGATTAGTACTATCTCAAAAAACCTAGATAGAATGGTTGCCAAAGAGCGTATTACCGCTATAGAAAAGCAGCAAACTCTTGACAACATCACAACGTACACAAACCTTGCAGAGGGTGTTAAGAACGCTGAGCTTGTAGTTGAAGCCGCTACCGAAAACGTAGATTTAAAATTAAAGATTTTTGAATCTCTAGATGAAGCCACAAGTGACTCATGCATACTTGCTACAAACACATCGTCTATTTCGATTACCCAGATTGCGGCTGTTACAGAACGTCCAGACCAAGTAATAGGAATGCACTTTATGAATCCTGTGCCTATCATGAAACTTGTAGAAATCATAAGAGGTTATAATACGAGTGACCTTACTACAAAGACCATCATGGAACTTTCTGAAAAGCTAGGTAAAGTACCAGTGGAGGTTAACGATTACCCAGGATTTGTAGCAAATCGCATCCTTATGCCTATGATTAATGAGGCTATAGAAACACTATACAACGGTGTGGCTGGTGTTTATGAAATAGACACAGTTATGAAACTAGGGATGGCACACCCTATGGGACCATTACAACTTGCAGATTTTATAGGTCTAGATGTTTGTCTATCAATCCTAGAGGTAATGCACGACGGCTTTAAAAATCCAAAATATGCACCTTGCCCGCTCTTAGTAAACATGGTGAGAGCTGGAAAATTAGGAGTGAAGTCTGGTGAAGGTTTTTACGACTATAAAGAAAGTCGCAAGGCAGAGAAAGTCGCAGCGATGTTTGCTTCATAA
- the recR gene encoding recombination mediator RecR, translating into MEFSSKLLENAVYEMSQLPGVGKRTALRLVLHLLRQPEIQTHHLTEALNTMRDTIKFCKKCHNISDVVLCEICSNPNRDESIVCVVEDVRDVMAIENTSQYRGLYHVLGGKISPLDGIGPQDLNIFSLIDRAKSGELKEVIFALSSTMEGDTTNFYIYRQLEAYDIKTSTIARGISVGDELEYADEVTLGRSILHRIPFENSLKN; encoded by the coding sequence ATGGAATTCTCTTCAAAACTTCTTGAAAATGCAGTCTATGAAATGTCTCAACTCCCAGGAGTAGGCAAGCGTACTGCATTACGATTAGTATTACACTTATTACGCCAGCCAGAAATACAAACTCACCACCTTACAGAAGCGTTAAATACAATGCGCGATACTATTAAATTCTGTAAAAAGTGTCACAATATCTCAGATGTGGTATTATGCGAGATATGCTCAAATCCTAATAGGGATGAAAGCATAGTTTGTGTGGTAGAAGACGTAAGGGATGTAATGGCGATAGAGAATACCAGTCAGTATCGAGGGTTATACCACGTGCTAGGAGGTAAAATCAGTCCGCTGGATGGTATAGGACCTCAGGATTTAAATATCTTTTCACTCATAGATAGAGCAAAAAGCGGAGAGTTAAAGGAGGTGATATTTGCATTGAGCTCTACTATGGAAGGAGATACTACAAACTTTTATATTTATAGACAGCTTGAGGCCTATGATATTAAGACCTCTACCATTGCCCGCGGTATATCTGTAGGTGATGAGCTTGAGTATGCAGATGAGGTAACGCTAGGTAGAAGTATCTTACATCGCATTCCTTTTGAAAATTCTTTAAAGAATTAA
- a CDS encoding Hpt domain-containing protein, whose translation MLRHYNLEKVREIAGGDEDFVGVIVATFLQEIPPDLESMQSAIENNNHKMAYQFAHKMKPNLDMFGIDLLDQIKAMEKWSDSNKPTSAIQSKLDDITSTLGTVIAELQEDF comes from the coding sequence ATGTTGAGACATTATAATCTAGAAAAAGTAAGAGAGATTGCTGGTGGTGATGAGGATTTTGTAGGCGTTATCGTAGCGACATTCTTACAAGAAATTCCGCCAGATTTAGAGTCTATGCAAAGTGCTATCGAAAATAATAATCATAAGATGGCTTATCAATTTGCACATAAAATGAAACCTAATCTCGATATGTTTGGGATCGATTTACTGGATCAGATCAAGGCAATGGAGAAGTGGAGCGATAGCAACAAGCCTACATCTGCAATACAGTCTAAGCTGGATGATATAACGTCTACCTTAGGAACCGTAATTGCAGAGCTTCAAGAAGATTTCTAG